CCCGCCAGCTACGACAAGAGAGCCGGAGATCCTCTCTATTACTCCTTTAATTTCTTTCTTCTCAGGCATTTAATATCTCCCGCCTCCTAATTTACCGTTCCGCAAAAATATCCATACCTACGGCCTTTTCCACACTGCCCCTGATTGAGGCTAAACCTGCTCCCGTTGCTCCCGAAGGGCCGGGCACAGGCAGGACGCTCGTATGATACTTGTCATTAATCTCTTCGACCTTGCCCGTGAACTCCACGAACAGATCTTCCTGTATGAACACGACTGCGTAATCTTCACGCGCCAGCTGCTCAAGCGTAGCCTCGAACGTTCCCCGCGTCTCGGGGGTAAGCACTACGCTACGAATGCCCACAGCTTGGAAGGGTAACGCCATCTCGTAGCTTCCTACAGCCGCCATCGGCCTGCTATCTGCCATTGCTGAGAAGCCTCCTTCCGAACTCGCGGTCAAGTCCTCCCGCAACGCACACCAGAGCTACACGCATATTCCGTGCTTCAGCTTCCTTAGTGAGCAGGTAGAGAAGGACATTCGCCGGAGCATCCATAGAGTACTTAGCACTCTCGAGCACCTTAAGCAGGTAGTCATCAAGAGCTTTCGACACGTCGGACAGCGCGGCCTTCATGTCGTTCTGTTCACCGAGAGCACCGAGCACGCTTCCTATGTCCGTATAAGACAGGATGCGCCCCCAAGTCTCCTGCGGCTCGTTCAGCAGCTTAGCCATGTCGTCAGCGCGTATAGTCCCGCCCTCGTGGAAGAAGGGCAGTGCTTTGGCAGGGTCATACTTTATCCGCGCAAG
This region of Synergistaceae bacterium genomic DNA includes:
- a CDS encoding V-type ATP synthase subunit F, producing MADSRPMAAVGSYEMALPFQAVGIRSVVLTPETRGTFEATLEQLAREDYAVVFIQEDLFVEFTGKVEEINDKYHTSVLPVPGPSGATGAGLASIRGSVEKAVGMDIFAER